Part of the Penicillium digitatum chromosome 4, complete sequence genome is shown below.
gcttcctgctcctccatatcaaatttcgttgtacaaagaaacatcattaatgcctcgacagtctcactcttcattctaccacgacgatagtgacaaatatctcgagcggtattaaagaggcgttcaactcctgcgccagttgctggaaatgagagtgtatctcgcgcaagggcagcaatggccggaaagcgagcctggtgctctttccagaaagtaagcggcctaacagaaacagtatctatatatatattagtattattatcacacatactctttgtatttacttaccgctgtcaagatattgactgatttcatcagtaatggctcgtggttgtatatcccttccatcaagcatctcctctagccttgagcttggatgggctatcgttagagagctttgtagatcacgactgcttattctaacttgtgcttgatatggaacaagggcttgttcaaaagcaagtcgataggtatctcgccatttctgatcccaatcactggagaggaagaatttgaatttgttcaccggtgcaagcattgtactgattgcatagatattccctcgaagatcatcagcttgggagtaatactcatcaagcttagaccgaccagcttcaagggcctctagcatctgttttttccatgggacacgctttcggcgtagctgtgcctgtgatcgctcaagatgatcaaacagtttgttgtagatcttaaacacatagtgggcagtgacatctcgagtctttgatagctgtgttgtataatcaaagaagggctcggtgatacaaagaagatagtcgatctgacgccactcttgctcgctgagtagcatctcctcacaatcatactctgtacagaataaagagaagatagcacgtagcctctttgcccggcgaagcatgaggaacgtagaattccatcgtgtctttacatcttggattggaacgatcttgatattagttgtctgaagattgtaaaaggtctctctgcgctggggacttgcattgacgtaaatcgcaagataacggactttgttcagtgtggaggagatctgactttgcttcgcattttcttgggctagccttgactgcttctctgtccaccttgtctcggctgattcatttaatggaactgccttgatccgagcaagaagctgattgaggctgagctggataacgtgggcaagacatggtattcgggtgataatagtatcatctgacaaagcctgttggagagcagtagctaatgtcttgttgtttgatgcattatctgttgtcaacccgaatactttatcttcaatgttgtgctccactagggtttctataagaacactactcaggtaagagccggtatgtgtaccatgaagcggcttaaacccaagtagtacctcacgatatacccaatcactgtcaatgaaatagccagtaatagccataaatgcctgcgagaatggagatgtccagcagtcaagcgcaatggatatctttgagccagaaggcagcgtacgaaggatacgctgctgccggtctttgactagactgcccaatcggcgacggatggtatcggcagatgggatcactggaggggatggggcggaacgagctttattgatgatgcgtttgaatgatggatgctcgatcagatggaatgggagccggttgagagtaagaaattggaggagatcctcctcccaatcttcttgtaagaagggtatgcttgctgaaacttctccctagaataataataaattagtatagttacttgattttatgatagaaaatatacctctcgttgtaggaagtttgtaatctccgctttcttccccttttccgaccgtaaacaaccagccgttttccgatgtttctggatggttgatgtgccatgatactgcgctttgcctgtgctgttcgggcttagtgtataaggatgctctaggatcttcccacagcgcttgcacataacctttggtgcgccatcaataccctgagctacctgatggtagctattccagatctctgtatggcggttcgaatcccatttaagcttgcttttcctcccgtagtcagtctctaaccaccagtccacaaaatcgttatgtgacattgtatcgtatagaataaaccctttcctacggtcgggtccaacgcgtttcaataaaggggggattgggaggggatcatctggtcttcggaagtttgagtcgattgtgtgttgacttgcggatggtgtgacttgtccagttgaaatatatgagagatcgtcaagatcaccaccatagagcgacgatgcaaagtcggaaagttggctttgagacataacatgagaatgacatataatatatacaaatggatgtaaggggagaaattctttaacgtacaaaggtagaaatgcactaaagttgtagaagtgtctaggaatattgatatatcaaatatagtaaatcatcctactcttgttgattggtctattatactaaaattatatgggtctaaagaaatacccctgagataacccagtcaagacccagtcaagacccagtcataacccatttaacccagtaagaacccagtaagaacccatttaacccagtaagaacccagtaaacccagtaaaaccccagtcaaaccccaattcccaccccagttccattaatccttctcaaaatatttcttcctaccctcccttcaagtcgcatataccaagtagattaagaggtagtaagtagttttgaatataaaagtttactagatatctatccatagttatataagctctagaattaaacagaagaagagaaataaatgaattcaaaaattattttactctgtagatgaaaatatatattatgttgatgtgtgttgaatatatatatctgcaacttggggtatactttgtattttaaatggaatgcaatcctacgcctgagaaaaccagcagccaacacataccacctttccatatgaaataaagcatttgaagaagtaattaatcttgaaccagatatattactttggagaacgaggttatttcttaaaatttcctttgccttgttggtagagagtgtagcatttcgatgtagaaaccataacaggggaaaatgacagtatgttatttaaatatttatgccataatttatgcggaaactgggtcgaactggggctatactgggttttctggggccccagtcactgggtctgggttgggtctgggttatgaggtttcgacccagacccagactgggttgggttctgggtcgagaccttcgacccaaactgggtcgtgcggaagtctaagcGGAAGGGAGTGCGCCTAGGCATAACCTTTACACCGCGCTCCTCGAGAACCTTAGGATATAACTACATATACGATATTatctagacttccgcaaagctcgaaaagcccgaaacccgacccgactcgaccctcaaaagggtcgggtttcgagctttgcggaagtctagacCCGATTTAGTTCGCTATTACATATATGCTGCTATACGGGGGTTACGTCCCGGAGCCCGCTCCCAACGACAAATGGTGGTAAATTCCCAGTATACACCACCCTATAAGTAGGACTCAATCTCTCGAGGTCCTACCACCTAAAAAGTAAGGCTATAAATAGGCCTTTGGTTCGGTGCTGCAGCACTAAGGCTTAGTAGCACTAGACACTTAGTTCGGTGCTATAGTGCTATAGCGGGAGTactaaccgtgccaagcgcccaaccacccatcctgggtagttggtgcgccccaccaaacgcaaaattttcaatttcttgtcacggtgtgaaccgtaatgcttagtaaaaggaagatcacggcacgtgatctccgacctgtttatcttgaacttcagttctagatcctgttgtagctcttcgagctacgtcttgtatattagcctgcccctgcctgtgcctgtacctgtcaatgagaatctgatctgttacgacctgtccctgccagtcatctcctatcataccgtcctgccagcccgcaccctgacactacgtagctcccacccctaggagttgactgtctgaaaatgtctgaaccgccccgaaagcccccgaactgaactctggtagacccggtcctgagcagaccgctaccaccccgcctgtgaacggagtcactacaaccactccacctgaactgccagatctgccagaagaaccgcctgctaccactgaagaaccgcctgctaccactgaagaaccgcctgctaccactgaagaaccgcctgctaccgctgaagaaccgcctgctaccgctgaagaaccgcctgctaccactgaagaaccgcctgctaccgctgaagaaccgcctgctaccgctgaagaactgcctgctaccaccgaagaaccgcctgctaccgctgaagaaccgcctgctaccgctgaagaaccgcctgctaccactgaagaaccgcctgctaccactgaagaaccgcctgctaccgctgaagaaccgcctgctaccgctgaagaaccgcctgctaccactgaagaaccgcctgctaccactgaagaaccgcctgctaccactgaagaaccgcctgctaccgctgaagaaccgcctgctaccgctgaagaaccgcctgctaccactgaagaaccgcctgctaccgctgaagaaccgcctgctaccgctgaagaactgcctgctaccaccgaagaaccgcctgctaccgctgaagaaccgcctgctaccgctgaagaaccgcctgctaccactgaagaaccgcctgctaccactgaagaaccgcctgctaccgctgaagaaccgcctgctaccgctgaagaaccgcctgctaccgctgaagaaccgcctgctaccgctgaagaactgcctgctaccaccgaagaaccgcctgctaccgctgaagaaccgcctgctaccgctgaagaaccgcctgctaccactgaagaaccgcctgctaccactgaagaaccgcctgctaccgctgaagaaccgcctgctaccgctgaagaaccgcctgctaccaccgaagaaccgcctgctaccgctgaagaaccgcctgctaccgctgaagaaccgcctatTATCACTGTTCCGCCTGACActgccgatccgcccatcaccgctgctcctgaaagaagagtccgattcatcgagaacaacctgcccgaacagtacaatctatcctggaagcgttagacaaaAACGCTAgcagtcaccctgcgacccgagacgcggaaaagttcgctacacgaatgcaagaactgactgagcacgtccgcgccgagatactgtccgcacaagcccgatacgaagaacaaacgaaccgtcaccgcgcccctgcccgttgataccgtcctggacaactggtctggctgaacgaCAGGAAcatccgaaccctccgcccgcagaagaaactggactggaagaacctaggcccctttaaggtcctagaagctataagcgcacacgcttacaagctcgaactgcctgctagtatgaagatccaccctgtgtttaacgtcagcctgctacagcctgccgccacgaacccggtaaatggacaagttgctgaacccgcaccgcctgtcgaagtcgaaggactggaagaatgggaagttgaagacatcttagattcccgctgggaacgacgaggccgaggaggcccgcgtctgaagtacaccgtcaaatggattggttacgacgaacccactgaagagcctgttgaatacctggaccacgcccgcgaaatcatacggaacttccaccgaagatacccgcacaagcctcgcctcgacggagctcggctctaagggagggggtactgtcacggtgtgaaccgtgatgcttagtaaaaggaagatcacgacacgtgatctccgacctgtttatcttgaacttcagttctagatcctgttgtagctcttcgagctacgtcttgtatattagcctgcccctgcctgtacctgcctgtcaatgtgaatctgatctgttacgacctgtccctgccagtcatctcctatcataccgtcctgccagcccgcaccctgacactatCGACCCCGTTTAGGCTAAGAAACTAGGATATATATACCTACTCTCCGCTAGCTAGGAGTCTTTTTCGATAGGAGGCTAACGTAGAGAAGCTATATACTTACCTAAGCGGGTAAGGCCCGCGCTATCGCCTAATGTATCCGCAATCTAGCCTGTATAACCTATAGCCCGCCCGCGAGCTTACTTCGTAAAGCGGTTATTACCTATATTATCCCCTCTGTAACTTTCGGAACTAAGGCCTAGTATAGCGGCCGGAATAGGCCTATAAAATAGGCTAGTAAGGGCACCGTTAGCGCCTATTTCGGCTAGTATATTAACAtcatcgagtcgaccctAGCACTCGCTATCCGCGGCGTCCTCCCTATATAGCGCAGCACACTAACTACCTCACTCTTTAGGGACGTgggtgtcacggtgcgaaccgtgatgcttagttggaggaagatcacggcacgtgatctccgacctgtttatctgaacttcagttctagatcctgttgtagctcttcgagctacgtcttgtataatagcctgcccctgcctgtacctgtcaatgggaatctgatctgttacgacctgttcctaccagtcatctcctatcatactgtcctgccagcccgcaccctgacaaagGAGCTTAGTGTTTACATAGTAGCGTAGCCTATATTTTCACCGGATTTAAATCCTATAAAAGCTATATAGAATTAGATCAAGGATTagatagaggagaagtatAGAGATTTGTATATAACGCCTACTACACTCAGAGGGGTTATTCGTGAAGGATACtataccggaggatttcttaAATAGGCTAATTAAGAGTATACCTACTTAGTGCTAAGCGGTTATTGATACTTGGGGGGCTTGCTACTAAATACTTAGTGTAATGTATAGTAGTAGTAGTATTGTACAAAAGAAATTGTTGTATATTGtatgtgagagaaatggagagttaAAAGGTTAAGAACCCTGTTTTTCAAAAGAATAATGCAGTATCAAATTGTAAAATACCGTGTTAAATACCATGCtaatttatacgctagtgccgccactgtggaggtggtgaatctttatagggtagactgttgtataTGAGATTGTGAATCTCCATGATTTGGGCGAACTGACGCTCCTAGACTGATTAGCCTAGACAGTATCGAATTAGAGCCCGAGAGGTCCCGAAATATGGACATTTAGTGCAGAAAGAACAACTGTGGATATGATATCGATGGAGTAATAACACGGCCAATAATTTTCGCCAGTCTTGAAACCACCTAAGTTTTGAAGCATTTGGTCTGACGATTTTTCTCTTTTATCGGGATTTGATATGCAGACGCGTGGATTCGTACGACTTCCCGCCACGTTCCCAATTGGTAGTTTCTCGGGGCCACGCTAGTACATCCAGATGCCTATGGAGTACACCTGCCTGACTTCTGTAGTTAGTACGTCGTAAAATCTAGTTGTATTTATGCTGCCCCACTGTGTATTACAACAAGAGGGTCAAAAATGATATTTTTAAGTTTAACGGCGCGCAGAGCCATTGCCAAGTTCTCCACCGTCTCATAACAACGGATAAACCCtattttccaaggttgcctTTCTACAAGACTGAAACTTCGCGATTTCACAGAGAGACTAATGATTGTAGAAAACATTTCCTCCAATGACATCGGTCTTTGTCAAAGCCTGTTTAATCTTCTTATTCAACATATTCTCAATATTTCACTTCACGTAAACACAAGACGACATGCGATGGTAACAAGAAAATAACGTAGATGTTAGTTCCCGTGAAGCTTTATGTACTTCTTTTTTATGCACGCCATGCATCCATGAATACGCAATGTCAAGTTTGTATTGGGGTGGGGATATGTATCAGCTAGAGTTCACTAACACTGATTGGGTGTTTTGGAACCTAAAGGCTATACTCCCTCACTAACTTATCCGCACAGATTGCGCCAGTGACATACGCAGCGGCCTGAACATGCGCATTCACTAACACCGGCACAACCGACATATCTGCCACGCGTAGATTCTCAATACCTAGCACCCTGAAATCCGGATCCACGACTGCGTCTGCATCGTTCTTTGTGCCCATCTTCACAGTTCCCGTCATGTGCCAACTTGACGTGATATTCTGCCGCCAATATTCTAGAAGGTCCTCATCTGACTCTCCTTTAGGCATTGCCAACTCCGCCACGTTATCTTTGGTGTAGGATTCGTGCTTTGCGACGCGGAAGGAGTCGCGCAAGGCCTCGATCGCCAGTCGACGGTCGAACGGGTGAGCCAGGAACTTGGGGTTGAAGGAGAGCGGAAAGTCAGGGTCTGAAGATTGCAGTGTGACTTCTCCACGAGTCTGCGCGTTGTATAAGAAGACGAGAAGACAGGAGTAGTTCAACGCCTTGTTTGGGAAATCCGGGATGACCCAGTGAGCGGGGAAATGGGTGAGGATCTCGTAGTGTGGCACGGTTTCTTGAAGAAGATACTTCTGTTCATCTGCAGGAAGTGACTTGAATTCTGGCGTGGAAACAAGCTGCTCGGTCAGCTTGAACCAGCCGATGCCCAACTCGCAAGCAAACTTCGCCCAAGGGCCTGTCCCGTCTTCATCCCATTGCTTTTGCGCAGCCTCCATGGCGGCTTTGTCGCCATAAAAGGCATTTCTGTCCGTGCTGGTTGCTGTGCGAGTGTTCACCATCGGCACGAAGCAATGATCACGAAGACCCTGGCCGATGGCAGGTGCATCGTGGACGACAGGGATTCCATATTTCTGGAGTTGGGCAGCGGGGCCTATGCCTGAGTGCATCAGGATTCGGGGGTCGTTTAGCGAGCCGGCGGATAGAAGGACTTCCTTTGAGGCGTAGTCTGTTTGCAACTATTAGTACCTAGTCATCTCGCCGAATGGGGGTAAATCGCATATTCACATTTGTTCCCGTTTGACTCAACACCCACAGCCTTTTTCCCCTCCAGCAGGACACGCTGTACAGGGGCCCCAGTAATGATAGTCAAATTATCGAGTTTCTCTTTGACCAGATCTCCTGCTGTCGAGCGCCATCCCTTGTGCGCCGAGTTAATCAGCACCGACATACCAATCGGATTTCCTGAATTATGATCTGGGTTCAACGGGAACCCAGCCTGCTCGAAAACACTCAAGAGGTCTGTCAAATCCCGCTCCCACTCCCGCGCAAAGCCCACATGCAATGGGCCCTCACTTCCATGGTTCTCCATCTTCGGATCCACATACTTTCTATCTACGCCCTCTGGAATCTCCGCATGGAACGTCTCCAGATCCTTGTACTTTTGCTGAACACTTGCCCACGCAAAAGTCTCATCGCCAACAATTCTCGCCCACTCTTGGTAATCGTCGCGCGCACCGACGCTGTACACGCCGAAATTGATGGAGCTCGAGCCGCCCATGCACCGACCGCGACTGTAGTCGATCTCACGGTTGTTGCAGTCCGCCTGCGGAATCGTCTTGAATCCCCAGTTCATTGACTGGTCATGGAAAGTGAGCCATCGCTGACCGTCAATGCGAAAGTTGCGATCTTCCCTGTTATCACCTGCttcgaggaggaggatgcgGGGCTTGGAGGTCGAATTAGCGAGGTCGGCGGCGAGGACGCAGCCGGACGGGCCACCTGCAAGACGTGTTAAGGGGGCTCGGGCCAACGCTGTTCGGGTCAACTGGATATCACTCACTCCCAACGACAATAAAATCAAAGGTGGACATAGTGTGAAATGAGCGGGTTAGATGATGCGGATGTCGGTTAGGAATGAAAACACCCAAAATACACACAGCGATAAACAAACTAGTATTTCCAAATTATTGggcgggaagaagaagtaaaTAAATACGCGATTTTCACCGGAGAACAGCGGAGATACCAATAGGGGGACCCTATTCCCAAAGTGGTAATTCGAGGAATTCTTGAagctctactccgtataacATGATGAACAGGCTGCTGCAAGAATTGGACCAATGAAATGCTGGCTTGTAAAATATCCCCACAATACCTGTAACGGTCGTGCAGCGATGACCGAAGGTGCCTCCCGTGTCGGGCACACGGATCGTCGGCCCCGTGCCAATTACAGGGGCCGGCCCCTCTTAAGCGGGTGGATCATGTGGGGCCTGACACAAACTTACCCCCCTCGTAGGAATTCTGTCAACGTGGCTCTGCTAAGCCTGAGCTAATTTTCAGTTACGCTCTGTAATGAAATTACCACAAAATACTTTATCCTTCATAGATCAATCTGTTCTCCATAGTTGAATCAAGGAGAGGTCTTTTAGACCAGTAAAGATTCACTCACGAAAAATTCTCGAACTAACTACACGCCATATGTCTTCATAATTAGGCCTTCGTACCTAATAGATCCTTCTAGTTGGTTGTTCAAAACCAGTTTCATACTAGCGTCAACTGACCGGCCGGAATTATGAAGACATTTTTCTTACGGACGGGGGTACATGGATGATCTTCCAGGGGTTGACTATTTGCGCTATGTAGTTAGCTTGACAAGCTAGTTGGTTAGATAacctgtactccgtacggagtacggagtacctgtAACTCTTTACGTGCTGATGATTTCCTGCGGACCGTTCTGGCTGGAGCCCTTCTTTTTAATTCTCTCCAACTCCCGCTTTCATCTTCCGTTGTTTTGTCCTCTGCTTTGCCGAGCACTCGAAATAATGGCCAGTAAAGCCGAGGCATGGATTCTGATGTCCCTTGCTCTGCTCACGATTTTAGTGCGTATCGGAGTGCGATGGAAGCTTGTGGGGCCGGCCAATTTCCAACTTGACGATTATCTCATGCCAGCGGCGGGAGTAAGCTGCCTGTCCTGTAAACACCATTGAAAGAAGTCACAATTAACATAGTGTGCTTCCACAGATTGTCTTCATATTTGAAACAATAGCGGCGTACCTTGTCAGTTCCAGATTTCATGACCTGACTAATGCCTACATGACGCCTGAGCAGCGAGCAGCGGTCGACCCGCATTCGACTGAGTGGTCCTATCGTGTTTCCGGATCCAAGCTCCAGATCATTGGATGGTCACTATACGTGGATATTCTCTGGCTAGTCAAAATTAGCTTAGCAGTCTTCTACTCTCGATTGACGTGCGGTCCACACATCAACTGGGATACGATGAACCAAGGCACTGACTATCTTACAGGACTGGCCTCCAAAACCTCCCCGCGCGAGTTCGGTTGTCATACGTCATTTTGGGTGTGACATACGTCGTAACAACATTGGTCCTCTTGCTCTCATGCCAACCCTTCCATGCCTTTTGGCAGATTAACCCAGACCCCGGCAGTAAGTTCTACCGCCATTAATTATACTGAGCGTCTTATCTTAATTTGTTTGCATAGATCACTGTCAGCCATCCAACTCACGGGTTTATGTTCTCGTTGTCGTGGTGTGCAACGTTCTCACAGACGCCTACCTTCTCTCAATCcctcttcccc
Proteins encoded:
- a CDS encoding Glucose dehydrogenase, putative; translated protein: MSTFDFIVVGSGPSGCVLAADLANSTSKPRILLLEAGDNREDRNFRIDGQRWLTFHDQSMNWGFKTIPQADCNNREIDYSRGRCMGGSSSINFGVYSVGARDDYQEWARIVGDETFAWASVQQKYKDLETFHAEIPEGVDRKYVDPKMENHGSEGPLHVGFAREWERDLTDLLSVFEQAGFPLNPDHNSGNPIGMSVLINSAHKGWRSTAGDLVKEKLDNLTIITGAPVQRVLLEGKKAVGVESNGNKYYASKEVLLSAGSLNDPRILMHSGIGPAAQLQKYGIPVVHDAPAIGQGLRDHCFVPMVNTRTATSTDRNAFYGDKAAMEAAQKQWDEDGTGPWAKFACELGIGWFKLTEQLVSTPEFKSLPADEQKYLLQETVPHYEILTHFPAHWVIPDFPNKALNYSCLLVFLYNAQTRGEVTLQSSDPDFPLSFNPKFLAHPFDRRLAIEALRDSFRVAKHESYTKDNVAELAMPKGESDEDLLEYWRQNITSSWHMTGTVKMGTKNDADAVVDPDFRVLGIENLRVADMSVVPVLVNAHVQAAAYVTGAICADKLVREYSL
- a CDS encoding putative srpk, which produces MASKAEAWILMSLALLTILVRIGVRWKLVGPANFQLDDYLMPAAGIVFIFETIAAYLVSSRFHDLTNAYMTPEQRAAVDPHSTEWSYRVSGSKLQIIGWSLYVDILWLVKISLAVFYSRLTTGLQNLPARVRLSYVILGVTYVVTTLVLLLSCQPFHAFWQINPDPGNHCQPSNSRVYVLVVVVCNVLTDAYLLSIPLPLLWTVNLNLKRKLPLMFLFSGAVFVMMAGVIRSATIMKSNPDGAESGSRWACRETFVSIVVSNLPIIQPLIRKIFKKIGLSTVFSSSEKTTGNPYQLSSRGMKTLTNRGEGDNKRSKTNAAAPTHMQASAWGSDEHILGHSEPSSNNITVISETIVRSEPWIIEDGSGTIDSTTPPKDWRSPLSHQ